A single genomic interval of Alkalibacter saccharofermentans DSM 14828 harbors:
- the leuS gene encoding leucine--tRNA ligase: protein MKSYNYKNIESKWQKIWEDKELFKAVDFSDKPKFYGLVEFPYPSGIGLHVGHVRAYTSLEVISRKRRLEGYNVLFPIGWDAFGLPTENYAIQTGRHPRLVTDENIKVFTEQLKEIGYSFDWDRTVDTTDENYYKWTQWIFLKLFEKGLAYKNKTYVNFCNDCKVVLANEESQDGKCDRCGSEVVQMEKDVWFLKIREYSEKLLEGLEKVDFLPRIKLEQENWIGKSSGAEVDFQIDGTDDKLSVFTTRPDTLYGVTFMVVAPEHPLIEKYSEKISNMDQIKEYQEQAKKKTEFERVQLAKDKSGVEVKGVKVRNPLNGELVPLWVADYVMMGYGTGAIMAVPGHDGRDWEFAKKFDIPIIEVIQGGNVLEEAFTDIENGILVNSDIINGMNVKEAKEKIISHLESHGVGKRTVNYKMKDWAFNRQRYWGEPIPVVHCETCGIVGVPENELPVKLPQVKNYKPTDTGESPLASIEEWVNTTCPKCGQKAKRETDTMPQWAGSSWYFLRYIDPRNNEEFASQDKLKYWLQIDWYNGGMEHVSRHLIYSRFWHRFLYDIGEVPVDEPYAKRTAQGLILGADGEKMSKSRGNVINPREIIGEYGADTLRTYIMFIGDYEKPAPWSDNGVKGCRRFLDRVWKLENILVDGNEYSKDNEVMMNKTIKKVTEDYENLKFNTAIAALMTLINEFNAKGKINKKEFSDFLLLLNPVAPHITEELWEVCGIGGVLHEQGWPGFDPEKTVEDVIEMAVQVNGKVRGKIQIPVKSTQAEANAAAMTEESIKAHIEGKTIVKEIFVPGRIYNIVVK from the coding sequence ATGAAGTCGTACAATTACAAAAATATCGAATCGAAGTGGCAAAAGATATGGGAAGACAAAGAACTTTTCAAGGCTGTGGATTTTTCGGATAAGCCTAAGTTTTATGGTCTGGTGGAGTTTCCTTACCCTTCAGGGATCGGTCTTCATGTTGGCCATGTCAGGGCTTATACTTCCCTGGAGGTAATATCAAGAAAAAGAAGACTGGAAGGATATAATGTCCTTTTTCCAATAGGTTGGGATGCATTCGGTCTTCCAACTGAAAACTACGCAATACAGACGGGCAGGCATCCCAGGCTTGTTACAGATGAAAACATCAAGGTATTTACCGAGCAGCTGAAGGAAATAGGCTATTCCTTCGATTGGGACAGGACAGTGGATACTACAGATGAAAATTATTATAAGTGGACTCAGTGGATATTTTTGAAGCTCTTTGAAAAAGGCCTTGCTTACAAGAATAAAACCTACGTAAACTTCTGCAATGACTGCAAGGTTGTTTTGGCAAACGAGGAGTCTCAGGATGGCAAGTGTGACAGATGTGGGAGCGAAGTCGTACAGATGGAGAAGGACGTATGGTTTCTTAAGATAAGGGAATATTCTGAAAAGCTGCTTGAAGGTCTTGAAAAGGTAGATTTTCTGCCTAGGATTAAGCTAGAGCAGGAAAACTGGATTGGTAAATCCAGTGGAGCAGAGGTCGACTTTCAAATTGATGGTACCGACGACAAGCTAAGCGTCTTTACAACAAGGCCGGATACCTTGTACGGCGTTACTTTCATGGTCGTAGCTCCAGAGCATCCCTTGATTGAAAAATACAGCGAAAAAATTTCCAATATGGATCAAATAAAGGAATACCAGGAGCAGGCGAAGAAAAAGACCGAGTTTGAAAGAGTTCAGCTTGCAAAGGACAAAAGCGGCGTCGAAGTAAAGGGAGTAAAAGTCAGAAACCCATTAAATGGTGAGCTGGTACCTCTTTGGGTAGCCGATTACGTTATGATGGGATACGGTACCGGGGCCATCATGGCAGTTCCCGGACATGACGGAAGGGACTGGGAGTTTGCAAAGAAATTTGATATTCCCATAATCGAAGTCATACAAGGTGGGAATGTCTTAGAGGAAGCATTTACTGACATTGAAAACGGAATTCTCGTGAATTCAGACATAATAAATGGTATGAACGTCAAGGAAGCTAAAGAAAAAATCATATCCCACCTTGAAAGCCACGGTGTCGGGAAGAGAACTGTAAATTATAAGATGAAGGATTGGGCCTTTAACAGACAGCGTTACTGGGGAGAGCCTATCCCTGTGGTTCACTGCGAAACCTGTGGAATCGTGGGAGTGCCTGAAAATGAGCTTCCGGTAAAGCTGCCTCAGGTCAAGAACTACAAGCCGACAGATACCGGAGAGTCTCCGTTGGCTTCGATAGAGGAGTGGGTAAACACCACATGCCCAAAATGCGGGCAAAAGGCCAAGAGGGAGACTGACACCATGCCCCAGTGGGCAGGATCAAGCTGGTATTTCCTAAGGTACATCGATCCTAGGAATAATGAGGAGTTCGCTTCTCAGGACAAGCTTAAATACTGGCTTCAAATCGACTGGTACAACGGTGGCATGGAGCATGTCAGCCGTCACCTTATCTACTCCAGGTTCTGGCATAGGTTCCTTTACGATATTGGCGAAGTTCCGGTGGATGAGCCCTATGCAAAACGTACTGCCCAGGGGCTGATTCTAGGAGCAGACGGTGAGAAGATGTCAAAATCTAGAGGCAACGTCATCAATCCAAGGGAGATCATTGGCGAGTACGGTGCCGATACTTTGAGAACCTATATAATGTTCATAGGAGACTACGAAAAGCCAGCGCCCTGGTCTGATAACGGGGTAAAGGGTTGCAGACGTTTTTTGGATAGGGTATGGAAACTCGAAAACATACTTGTTGATGGCAATGAATACTCTAAAGACAATGAAGTCATGATGAACAAGACCATTAAAAAGGTTACTGAGGACTATGAAAACCTTAAGTTCAATACGGCAATTGCAGCTCTTATGACTTTGATCAACGAATTTAATGCTAAGGGTAAAATAAACAAAAAAGAATTTTCTGACTTTTTGTTGCTGCTTAATCCTGTAGCTCCCCATATCACAGAGGAGCTCTGGGAAGTGTGTGGCATTGGTGGAGTTTTGCATGAACAGGGATGGCCTGGCTTTGATCCTGAAAAAACAGTAGAAGATGTAATAGAAATGGCTGTTCAGGTAAACGGCAAGGTCAGAGGGAAGATTCAGATTCCTGTCAAGAGCACCCAGGCAGAGGCTAACGCCGCTGCCATGACGGAAGAATCCATAAAAGCCCATATTGAGGGCAAGACGATCGTCAAGGAGATTTTCGTGCCGGGCAGGATTTACAACATAGTGGTAAAATAA
- the yqeK gene encoding bis(5'-nucleosyl)-tetraphosphatase (symmetrical) YqeK, which produces MDYELLKLEVEKMMSDKRYRHSLGVVESAMELAQRYGCDMEKTMIAAILHDCAKSFSRKKMLDIIEKNDLDVDEITYYETQLMHGPVGSFVAKSKFGVDDEEILSAIRYHTTGKKSMTMLEKIIYLADFVEPGRKYHGVEQLRKLAMADLDKAMIQAFDNTIKYVVSLDSVLHTDTIEARNHLIMERGKITLEYNSNELAKKIKEWIEDKNGTDVEIIDVKDLTPMTDVFVIASGSSTVNVKAIAEHVDEMASKEGIEPISNEGRQGGRWILIDFNSVVVHVFLEEERQFYDLERLWSDGKKL; this is translated from the coding sequence ATGGATTACGAACTTTTAAAGCTGGAAGTTGAAAAGATGATGTCAGACAAAAGGTACCGCCATTCCCTGGGGGTGGTGGAATCTGCCATGGAGCTCGCCCAAAGATACGGCTGTGACATGGAGAAGACTATGATCGCGGCAATACTCCATGACTGTGCAAAGTCCTTTTCAAGGAAAAAGATGCTAGACATCATCGAGAAAAACGATTTGGATGTAGATGAGATCACCTATTACGAAACTCAGTTGATGCACGGCCCAGTGGGAAGCTTCGTGGCCAAAAGCAAATTCGGAGTTGATGACGAAGAGATACTCTCGGCGATTAGGTATCATACCACCGGGAAAAAAAGCATGACTATGCTTGAGAAAATAATCTACCTGGCTGACTTCGTAGAGCCGGGAAGAAAATATCACGGGGTGGAGCAGCTGAGAAAACTCGCCATGGCGGATTTGGACAAGGCAATGATACAGGCCTTCGACAATACCATAAAGTACGTTGTATCATTAGATTCCGTGCTTCATACCGATACTATAGAAGCAAGGAATCATCTTATTATGGAAAGGGGAAAAATTACATTGGAATATAATTCTAACGAACTGGCAAAAAAGATCAAGGAATGGATAGAGGATAAAAACGGAACTGACGTTGAAATAATAGATGTTAAGGACCTTACGCCGATGACGGACGTGTTCGTAATCGCAAGCGGGTCTTCAACTGTTAATGTCAAGGCGATAGCAGAGCATGTAGATGAAATGGCTTCTAAAGAAGGAATTGAGCCAATAAGCAACGAGGGACGACAAGGAGGCAGATGGATACTCATCGACTTTAACAGCGTGGTGGTTCACGTGTTTCTTGAAGAGGAAAGACAGTTCTACGATCTTGAAAGGCTTTGGAGTGACGGCAAGAAGCTCTGA
- the nadD gene encoding nicotinate-nucleotide adenylyltransferase: MEKLKVGILGGTFNPIHYGHLLLAESARDRLGLDKVVFIPTGNNPFKTTDWDIDASHRYELAKRGIESNGYFEISDIEIKREGYTYTIDTLKELEKAYPGDELYLIVGADIVFEIDAWKQAEEVLKKISLVTTFRPGYDQDRLDTRVEELKELYHARILKLYTPEMDISSSEIRSRVKHGYSIKYLLPENVEEYIYQQNLYR, encoded by the coding sequence ATGGAAAAGTTAAAAGTTGGGATACTGGGTGGGACATTCAATCCTATACATTACGGACACCTGCTTCTAGCAGAATCAGCTAGAGACCGCCTTGGTCTTGACAAGGTGGTGTTCATACCGACTGGCAACAATCCCTTCAAGACAACTGATTGGGATATTGATGCTTCTCACAGGTATGAGCTGGCAAAAAGAGGAATCGAAAGCAACGGATATTTTGAAATTTCAGATATTGAAATCAAACGAGAAGGGTATACTTATACGATAGATACCTTAAAGGAGCTTGAAAAGGCGTATCCCGGGGACGAGCTTTATCTGATTGTGGGAGCAGACATCGTTTTTGAAATAGACGCCTGGAAGCAGGCTGAGGAAGTGCTTAAAAAGATTTCTCTAGTGACTACATTCAGGCCGGGATATGACCAAGACAGGCTGGACACAAGGGTTGAGGAACTCAAGGAACTATATCATGCTCGAATACTTAAGCTATACACTCCGGAGATGGACATATCCTCATCGGAGATCAGGTCAAGAGTAAAGCACGGATACTCCATAAAATATCTTCTTCCTGAAAACGTGGAAGAATACATATACCAACAAAATCTATACAGGTAG
- a CDS encoding YhbY family RNA-binding protein, with translation MLTSKQRSYLKSLAVGEPDILHVGKDGLTPNLIVQAKDALRSRELIKGKMQQNCMEELKDIVDQLANSTDSEVVFTIGNKFVLYKRNHTDPKIELPKKAKK, from the coding sequence ATGTTGACGAGCAAGCAGAGAAGCTATTTGAAATCTCTTGCAGTCGGCGAACCGGATATTTTGCATGTGGGCAAGGACGGCCTAACGCCGAACCTTATCGTACAGGCAAAGGATGCTTTAAGAAGCCGGGAACTGATTAAAGGCAAGATGCAGCAAAATTGCATGGAAGAATTAAAGGACATAGTGGACCAGCTGGCGAACTCTACGGATTCAGAAGTTGTTTTCACTATTGGAAATAAATTTGTGCTCTACAAGAGAAACCATACCGATCCTAAAATTGAATTGCCGAAAAAGGCAAAAAAATAA